One segment of Methylotenera versatilis 79 DNA contains the following:
- a CDS encoding LapA family protein: MKVRALILLGVLGLFLVFMVLNWPTIMAPTTLNLGITEVNAPLGLVMLGMIALLTALFLIFIVYLQTSVLFEARRHAKELQTNRELADKAEASRFTELRQFMDAEIQKQAVIQAESKSDLLTKLDGLSVDIHHAIDVSGNSLSAYIGELEDRLESKFPAIK; encoded by the coding sequence ATGAAAGTTCGTGCATTAATCTTACTCGGCGTTTTAGGCTTGTTTTTAGTATTTATGGTACTTAATTGGCCCACTATTATGGCGCCAACAACACTTAATTTAGGCATTACCGAAGTCAACGCGCCGCTTGGTTTGGTGATGTTGGGCATGATTGCTTTGCTGACTGCACTTTTTCTTATTTTTATCGTTTATCTGCAAACGTCGGTTTTGTTTGAAGCACGCAGACATGCCAAAGAATTACAAACCAACCGCGAATTAGCCGATAAGGCAGAAGCGTCACGTTTTACCGAGTTACGTCAATTTATGGATGCTGAAATTCAAAAACAAGCGGTCATTCAAGCAGAGTCTAAATCTGATTTGTTAACCAAATTAGATGGTTTAAGCGTGGATATTCACCATGCAATTGACGTATCTGGCAACTCGCTTTCCGCTTATATCGGCGAGTTAGAGGATCGCCTTGAATCTAAATTTCCAGCAATTAAATAA
- the pdxA gene encoding 4-hydroxythreonine-4-phosphate dehydrogenase PdxA — protein MTPQVECLIPRIAITSGEPAGIGPDICVLLSQLGIAADITIIGDMDVLKDRAQQLNISMDIEPYELTQTARLHHKQSLKILHIPTATTVNAGTLNPLNSQYVLNTLTCALDGTLSGAFDAIVTAPVHKGVINDAGIAFTGHTEFLADYTKTPQVVMMLVGGGLKVALATIHLALKDVPAAITKKSLEATIRILHHDLVTKFRLTQPRILVAGLNPHAGEDGYLGREEIDIINPVLNQLRGEGMQLIGALPADTLFAKHHLSKADAVLAMYHDQGLPVLKHASFGEGVNVTLGLPIIRTSVDHGTALDLAGTGNIDTGSMLSAIKLAIELVSNQHK, from the coding sequence ATGACGCCGCAAGTTGAATGTTTAATACCACGCATCGCAATCACTTCTGGCGAACCTGCTGGTATCGGCCCCGATATTTGCGTATTGTTGTCGCAATTGGGCATTGCGGCGGATATCACGATTATTGGTGATATGGATGTGTTAAAAGATCGCGCACAACAACTCAATATCAGCATGGATATTGAGCCATACGAATTAACGCAAACGGCACGACTTCATCACAAACAATCATTAAAAATATTGCATATTCCCACCGCAACAACCGTTAACGCTGGCACTTTAAATCCGCTTAACAGCCAATATGTGCTGAATACACTAACCTGCGCTTTAGATGGCACATTAAGCGGTGCGTTTGATGCGATTGTTACCGCGCCAGTGCATAAAGGCGTGATTAATGATGCGGGTATTGCGTTCACTGGCCATACGGAATTTTTGGCGGATTACACCAAAACTCCGCAAGTGGTGATGATGTTAGTGGGTGGCGGTTTGAAAGTTGCACTGGCGACTATTCATTTGGCGTTAAAAGATGTGCCTGCCGCGATTACCAAAAAAAGTTTAGAAGCAACGATTCGTATTCTGCATCACGATTTAGTGACTAAATTTCGGTTAACTCAACCACGTATTTTAGTGGCGGGACTTAATCCACACGCGGGTGAAGATGGTTATTTAGGACGCGAAGAAATCGATATTATCAACCCAGTATTAAATCAATTACGCGGTGAAGGCATGCAGTTAATCGGCGCATTACCGGCTGACACTTTGTTCGCCAAACACCATTTGAGCAAAGCAGACGCCGTACTAGCCATGTACCACGATCAAGGTTTGCCTGTTCTAAAACACGCCAGTTTTGGCGAAGGCGTTAATGTGACGCTTGGGCTTCCAATCATCCGCACCTCAGTCGACCACGGAACGGCGCTAGACTTGGCAGGCACAGGCAATATTGATACTGGCAGCATGTTAAGTGCGATTAAATTAGCCATTGAATTAGTGAGTAATCAACATAAATGA
- a CDS encoding LPS-assembly lipoprotein LptE, whose product MNIFTPYKTLRTLFCLCLVTSLVACGFQLRGSASMAFSSIFIQGSTLIISKKLVKSLNTNDIKILNSAENADLLLELVGEENEKRILSLSGRGLVNEFELFYRVHYRTKLAGAELWSQVQTIEARRDYSYSDAELLAKQGEEKRLNENMQADVLSNLIRRLSALKK is encoded by the coding sequence TTGAATATATTTACACCTTACAAAACCTTGCGCACGCTATTTTGCTTGTGTTTAGTGACTAGCCTTGTCGCTTGCGGCTTTCAGCTTCGTGGTTCTGCGAGCATGGCTTTTAGCAGTATTTTTATTCAAGGTAGCACATTAATTATCTCAAAAAAACTGGTTAAGTCACTGAATACTAATGATATTAAAATATTGAATTCTGCTGAAAATGCTGACCTTTTACTTGAATTAGTGGGTGAAGAAAACGAAAAACGTATTTTGTCATTGAGTGGACGAGGTCTGGTCAACGAATTTGAATTGTTTTACCGTGTGCACTATCGCACAAAACTAGCAGGTGCCGAACTGTGGAGCCAAGTGCAAACCATTGAAGCACGTCGCGATTACTCTTATAGTGATGCAGAGTTGCTAGCCAAGCAAGGTGAAGAAAAACGCCTGAATGAAAACATGCAGGCGGATGTGTTAAGTAACTTAATACGCCGATTATCTGCGCTTAAAAAATAG
- the holA gene encoding DNA polymerase III subunit delta, whose protein sequence is MQLDSNQLKQHLLKTLAPLYVLVGDEPLALSECLDGIRGAARKAGADERNSYIVERNFNWQQINQFAQALSLFSALRILEVHIPNGKPGVEGGKALTELSANLIPDTTTIIILPTLERDAKNSAWFGALQKAGVVIDLKEISPAQLPNWLAARLALQNQSTDAISLAFIAHQVEGNLLAAHQEIQKLALLYPAGEISHEAVREAVLNVSRFDAFQLGDAVLAGDAARVTAILQGLQDEGEQVVAVMNPLMWVLRPLVRIKQAEARNENIMSAMTSARIYGDRQNLVKRALSRLSLRQLEAALQKLCDIDKTAKGMMQGDAWLELSRLCFGLAKVRGR, encoded by the coding sequence GTGCAGTTAGATTCAAATCAGCTTAAACAACATTTACTTAAAACACTGGCGCCATTGTATGTATTAGTCGGTGACGAGCCGCTGGCATTAAGTGAATGTTTAGACGGCATACGTGGCGCGGCGCGCAAAGCAGGCGCTGATGAGCGCAATAGTTATATAGTAGAACGCAATTTCAATTGGCAGCAAATCAACCAGTTTGCACAGGCTTTATCTCTATTTTCTGCACTGCGTATTTTAGAAGTTCACATTCCAAACGGCAAACCTGGCGTAGAAGGCGGCAAAGCGCTGACTGAATTAAGCGCTAACTTAATACCTGACACGACCACGATTATCATATTGCCAACATTAGAACGCGATGCGAAAAATAGCGCGTGGTTTGGTGCATTGCAAAAAGCTGGCGTGGTCATTGATCTAAAAGAAATTTCACCCGCACAATTGCCAAACTGGCTTGCTGCCAGATTAGCACTACAGAATCAATCGACTGATGCCATTTCACTGGCTTTTATTGCACATCAGGTAGAAGGCAATTTATTAGCGGCACATCAAGAAATCCAAAAACTGGCGTTGCTATATCCTGCTGGCGAAATCAGTCATGAGGCTGTGCGTGAAGCAGTGTTAAACGTGTCGCGTTTTGATGCTTTTCAATTAGGTGATGCTGTATTAGCAGGAGATGCGGCACGTGTGACTGCTATTCTGCAAGGCTTGCAAGATGAAGGTGAGCAAGTAGTGGCTGTGATGAATCCACTGATGTGGGTGCTGCGGCCATTAGTGCGCATCAAACAAGCTGAAGCGCGTAATGAAAACATCATGAGCGCCATGACAAGTGCGCGCATTTACGGCGACAGACAAAATTTAGTCAAACGCGCATTGAGTCGATTAAGCTTGCGTCAGCTAGAAGCCGCACTACAAAAACTTTGCGATATTGATAAAACCGCTAAAGGCATGATGCAAGGTGATGCCTGGTTAGAGCTTTCTAGATTATGTTTTGGTCTTGCCAAAGTGCGTGGCCGTTAA
- a CDS encoding peptidylprolyl isomerase — protein MTTVFNLLFLMLFLLPSVTLAATNSVAPVKMDRIIAIVDQGVITEQELDNRIKSVSAQLEKQGTPLPPQEVLEKQILERLIVDSLQLQLAAQTGLKVDDTMLDKTIERIATQNKMDVPEFKDALEKDGITMRQFREDIRNEITISRLRERDVDNKLTVSDGEIDNYLTTQANRGDDQDEFEISHILVRTPEDSTPEDLNKARAKTDEILKELADGKDFAQVSASFSDTPNALEGGQMGWKSGTQLPALFLEVLKPMQVGEVSKPIRSGNGFHILKLTNRRGGASSLVIDQTHARHILIKLTEVVSEKDGKQKMDTIKERLDNGVKFEEMARQYSEDGSANNGGDLGWVNPGDTVPQFEKTMNELGIGEISEPIRSPFGWHIIQVLERRKQDMSKEAARLKARQEIRARKSEEAYQDWVRELRDRAFVELHLEDKF, from the coding sequence ATGACTACTGTTTTTAACTTATTGTTTTTAATGCTATTTTTATTGCCGTCTGTCACGTTGGCTGCCACAAATAGTGTTGCGCCGGTTAAGATGGATCGCATCATCGCCATTGTGGATCAAGGCGTGATCACCGAACAAGAGTTGGACAATCGCATTAAATCCGTTTCAGCCCAATTAGAAAAACAAGGCACACCCTTGCCGCCGCAAGAAGTGTTAGAAAAACAAATTTTAGAGCGTTTGATTGTCGATAGCTTGCAATTGCAACTGGCAGCACAAACGGGGCTAAAAGTGGACGACACCATGTTAGATAAAACCATTGAACGTATCGCCACGCAAAATAAAATGGATGTGCCAGAATTTAAAGATGCACTAGAAAAAGATGGTATTACCATGCGGCAATTTCGTGAAGATATTCGTAACGAGATTACCATTTCTCGCTTACGCGAACGCGATGTAGATAATAAGTTAACCGTTTCTGATGGCGAAATTGATAATTATTTAACCACTCAGGCGAATCGCGGCGACGATCAAGATGAGTTTGAAATATCGCATATTTTGGTGCGCACACCAGAAGACAGTACGCCGGAGGATTTAAATAAAGCCCGTGCTAAAACAGATGAGATTTTAAAAGAACTGGCTGATGGAAAAGATTTTGCACAAGTTTCTGCCAGTTTTTCAGATACGCCAAATGCGCTAGAAGGCGGCCAAATGGGCTGGAAAAGCGGAACGCAACTGCCTGCGTTATTTTTAGAAGTGCTAAAACCGATGCAAGTGGGTGAAGTTTCAAAACCTATTCGTAGCGGCAATGGGTTTCACATTTTAAAACTGACTAATCGTCGTGGCGGCGCTTCGTCTTTGGTGATCGATCAAACGCATGCGCGACATATCTTAATCAAATTAACCGAAGTGGTTTCTGAAAAAGACGGCAAGCAAAAGATGGATACGATTAAAGAACGTTTAGATAATGGCGTTAAATTTGAAGAGATGGCACGCCAATATTCTGAAGATGGCAGCGCGAATAATGGTGGTGATTTAGGTTGGGTAAACCCTGGTGACACCGTGCCACAATTTGAAAAAACCATGAATGAGCTTGGCATTGGCGAAATCAGTGAACCAATACGTTCACCGTTTGGCTGGCATATTATTCAAGTGCTAGAGCGTCGCAAACAAGATATGAGTAAAGAAGCTGCTAGATTAAAAGCACGCCAAGAAATCCGTGCGCGTAAATCAGAGGAAGCGTACCAAGATTGGGTAAGAGAATTGCGTGACCGTGCATTTGTTGAGTTGCATTTAGAAGATAAATTCTAA
- the leuS gene encoding leucine--tRNA ligase: MQQQYPFKEIEQAAQIYWELNQSFAASEISDKPKYYCLSMFPYPSGRLHMGHVRNYTIGDVLSRFHKMKGFNVMQPMGWDAFGLPAENAAIKNNTAPAKWTYENIEHMKTQLKQLGLGVDWNREIATCKPEYYKWEQWLFTELFKKGLIYKKTSTVNWDPVDGTVLANEQVIDGRGWRSGALVEKRDIPQYFMKITAYAEELLNDLDKLDGWPEQVKTMQRNWIGKSYGCEVEFPIVGQEGTLKVYTTRPDTLMGATYVAVAAEHALATLAAQTNPKLAEFITECKRGSVAEADVATAEKKGMDTGLFVTHPLNGEQLPVWVANYVLASYGEGAVMAVPAHDERDFEFAKKYKLPIKVAIAPSDWPINDIDASSVVGHSDDGSGELKFPVIFIKGQENDRAKNISWWSWRAEHALHGQCINSGEFDGLDFEASSDAISSALNTKNLGKKRTQFRLRDWGISRQRYWGCPIPIVHCEKCGEVPVPADQLPVVLPEDVVMDGVGSPIKKDPNFYETTCPTCGGKATRETDTLDTFFESSWYFARYASFDSNTAMVDERANYWLPVDQYVGGIEHAILHLLYARFFNKLMRDVGLIKNDEPFTNLLTQGMVLKDGTKMSKSKGNTVDPQALIDTYGADTARLFMMFAAPPEQSLEWADSGVEGANRFLRRLWKAVYDHVNLGEISAYTAGELTAELKNIRLQLHLTIEKVADDYGRRHSFNTAISSVMELMNALAKIEATDALTRSVRQEVLQNVALLLSPIVPHICQALWTELKPSSHILEAGWPIADKTAMVQDEVELVLQVNGKLRGSMVVSKQLAKEAIEQMAITQACITKFLMDGQTVRKIIVVPNKLVNVVIG; this comes from the coding sequence ATGCAACAGCAGTACCCTTTTAAAGAAATCGAACAAGCCGCCCAAATTTATTGGGAACTGAATCAATCATTTGCTGCGTCTGAAATCAGTGATAAGCCAAAATATTACTGCTTATCCATGTTTCCCTATCCGAGTGGTCGTTTGCACATGGGCCATGTACGCAATTACACCATTGGTGATGTTTTAAGCCGTTTTCATAAAATGAAAGGCTTTAACGTCATGCAGCCAATGGGCTGGGATGCGTTTGGTTTACCTGCGGAAAATGCGGCAATTAAAAACAATACGGCGCCGGCAAAATGGACGTATGAAAATATCGAGCACATGAAAACGCAACTTAAACAATTGGGTTTAGGTGTGGATTGGAACCGCGAGATTGCGACTTGCAAACCCGAATATTACAAATGGGAACAATGGCTTTTTACGGAGTTATTCAAAAAGGGACTCATCTACAAAAAAACCTCAACGGTAAACTGGGATCCCGTTGACGGCACAGTGCTTGCCAACGAACAAGTGATTGACGGCCGCGGCTGGCGTAGCGGCGCGTTGGTAGAAAAGCGCGATATTCCACAGTATTTTATGAAAATCACTGCGTACGCAGAAGAATTGCTAAACGATTTGGATAAGTTGGATGGTTGGCCTGAACAAGTCAAAACTATGCAACGCAACTGGATTGGTAAAAGCTATGGTTGCGAAGTGGAGTTTCCGATTGTTGGTCAAGAAGGTACGTTAAAAGTTTACACCACTCGCCCAGACACGTTGATGGGCGCGACCTATGTTGCAGTGGCGGCTGAACATGCATTAGCGACTTTAGCAGCGCAAACCAACCCTAAATTGGCCGAATTTATCACCGAATGTAAACGCGGCAGCGTGGCAGAAGCAGATGTAGCGACTGCCGAGAAAAAAGGCATGGATACGGGTTTATTTGTGACGCATCCATTGAATGGCGAACAACTGCCAGTTTGGGTAGCTAACTATGTGCTGGCAAGTTACGGCGAAGGCGCTGTAATGGCTGTGCCTGCGCATGATGAGCGTGATTTTGAATTTGCTAAGAAATATAAATTGCCGATTAAAGTTGCTATTGCACCAAGCGACTGGCCAATAAATGATATAGACGCTTCATCGGTTGTAGGCCACTCGGATGACGGAAGTGGTGAGTTAAAATTTCCAGTAATTTTCATTAAAGGCCAAGAAAATGACCGTGCTAAAAATATATCATGGTGGTCATGGCGTGCTGAACATGCTTTACATGGTCAATGTATTAATAGCGGCGAATTTGATGGCTTAGATTTTGAGGCATCTTCAGATGCTATTTCATCCGCACTTAACACTAAAAATCTAGGCAAAAAACGCACGCAATTCCGCTTACGCGATTGGGGTATTTCACGCCAACGTTATTGGGGCTGTCCGATTCCAATCGTTCACTGCGAAAAGTGTGGTGAAGTGCCAGTGCCCGCCGACCAATTACCAGTTGTGTTACCAGAAGATGTGGTGATGGACGGTGTTGGCTCGCCGATTAAAAAAGACCCTAATTTCTACGAAACCACCTGCCCTACTTGTGGCGGAAAAGCCACGCGCGAGACCGATACGCTAGATACATTCTTTGAATCATCCTGGTATTTTGCGCGCTATGCCAGCTTTGATAGCAACACGGCAATGGTCGATGAGCGGGCGAATTATTGGTTGCCAGTTGACCAATATGTGGGCGGAATTGAGCATGCAATTTTGCATTTACTCTACGCACGATTTTTTAATAAATTGATGCGCGATGTTGGCTTGATTAAAAATGACGAGCCATTTACCAATTTGCTCACGCAAGGCATGGTATTAAAAGATGGTACCAAGATGAGCAAATCCAAAGGCAATACGGTGGATCCACAAGCATTGATTGACACTTACGGTGCCGATACAGCACGCTTATTTATGATGTTTGCGGCGCCGCCTGAGCAAAGTCTAGAATGGGCTGATAGCGGCGTTGAGGGTGCAAATCGCTTTTTACGCAGATTGTGGAAAGCCGTGTATGACCATGTTAACTTAGGTGAAATTAGCGCTTACACAGCGGGCGAATTAACTGCTGAACTCAAAAATATCCGCTTACAATTACACTTAACCATTGAAAAAGTAGCGGATGATTATGGCCGTCGCCATAGTTTCAATACCGCTATTTCATCGGTGATGGAGTTGATGAATGCGCTAGCCAAAATTGAGGCAACTGATGCGTTAACTAGAAGCGTGCGCCAAGAAGTGTTGCAAAATGTGGCGCTATTATTATCCCCAATCGTGCCGCATATTTGCCAAGCTTTGTGGACAGAGCTTAAGCCTAGTAGCCATATTTTAGAAGCTGGCTGGCCGATTGCTGACAAAACCGCCATGGTGCAAGATGAAGTGGAGTTGGTATTGCAAGTGAACGGAAAATTGCGCGGCAGCATGGTTGTTTCCAAACAATTGGCAAAAGAAGCGATTGAGCAAATGGCGATTACACAAGCTTGCATCACAAAGTTTTTGATGGATGGTCAAACTGTGCGTAAAATCATTGTTGTGCCGAATAAGCTAGTCAACGTAGTGATTGGATAA
- the rsmA gene encoding 16S rRNA (adenine(1518)-N(6)/adenine(1519)-N(6))-dimethyltransferase RsmA, translated as MKHVAKKRFGQNFLTDQGIITSLIEAINPQDNQIIVEIGPGLGALTKPLLAKIQHLHVVEIDRDIVSWMQAEYAKPAYAKNTLTVHNVDALKFDFSSLGSNLRVTGNLPYNISTPILFHLLDNVSHIIDMHFMLQKEVVERMVAQPSTSAYGRLSVMLQYYLAMEYLITVPPEAFEPAPKVESAFVRCVPHATLPFVANNTKLFYKVVLAAFGQRRKTLRNTLKGLLDDAGFAALNINPQLRAENLSVAEFVTISNYLGSNF; from the coding sequence ATGAAACACGTTGCAAAAAAAAGATTCGGTCAAAATTTTTTAACCGACCAAGGCATTATTACCAGCTTGATTGAAGCGATTAACCCACAAGATAATCAAATCATCGTAGAAATTGGGCCAGGACTTGGCGCATTAACCAAACCACTTTTAGCAAAAATCCAGCACTTACATGTAGTTGAAATCGACCGCGATATTGTGTCCTGGATGCAGGCAGAATATGCGAAACCTGCTTACGCAAAAAACACGCTGACCGTTCATAATGTGGATGCGCTTAAATTCGATTTTTCAAGTTTGGGTAGCAATCTGAGAGTGACAGGAAACCTGCCTTACAACATTTCCACCCCCATTTTGTTTCACTTGCTTGATAATGTTAGCCATATCATCGACATGCACTTTATGCTGCAAAAAGAAGTGGTCGAGCGCATGGTGGCGCAACCTTCTACATCAGCATACGGGCGGCTTTCAGTCATGTTGCAATATTATCTGGCAATGGAGTATTTAATCACCGTACCGCCAGAAGCGTTTGAGCCAGCGCCAAAAGTGGAGTCGGCTTTTGTACGTTGCGTGCCGCATGCCACATTGCCTTTTGTGGCCAACAATACCAAACTGTTTTACAAAGTTGTATTGGCAGCTTTTGGCCAGCGCCGCAAAACTTTGCGCAATACGTTGAAAGGGTTGTTGGATGACGCAGGCTTTGCTGCGCTCAACATTAACCCACAATTACGTGCAGAAAATCTGAGCGTTGCCGAATTTGTCACTATTAGCAACTATCTTGGCAGCAACTTCTAG
- a CDS encoding PACE efflux transporter, whose product MTPTTRRVVQALLYELGAIALISPIIGFAFDASASSALTLAAIMSTIALAWNYVFNAIFERWESRQIIKGRSVWRRLAHGIGFEGGLVTMLVPLMAYWLNISLLNAFYAEMGILLVFFIYAITFTWAFDKIFGLPESAISHPDKV is encoded by the coding sequence ATGACACCTACCACCCGCAGAGTCGTTCAAGCCCTACTTTATGAACTTGGTGCAATCGCACTAATAAGCCCAATAATCGGTTTTGCATTCGATGCGTCAGCTTCCTCTGCACTCACTTTAGCGGCTATTATGTCGACAATTGCATTGGCATGGAATTACGTTTTCAATGCGATTTTCGAGCGCTGGGAATCGCGCCAAATCATTAAAGGCCGCTCCGTCTGGCGGCGCTTGGCGCATGGTATTGGTTTTGAGGGCGGATTAGTGACAATGTTGGTGCCACTGATGGCTTATTGGCTAAACATTTCGCTGCTCAATGCTTTTTACGCCGAAATGGGCATATTGCTGGTGTTCTTTATCTATGCAATCACGTTCACGTGGGCGTTCGATAAAATATTCGGCCTTCCAGAGTCTGCTATTTCACATCCAGATAAAGTCTAA
- a CDS encoding GNAT family N-acetyltransferase: MIIRKAISLDAQAVFDIRNVSIQVLCKGFYPDDLLAAWTDGDSPTEGFTNFVEQYIYVVEIDGAIVACGALDTTNNQIDAIFVDPQHKNKGLGTAIVKHLEAIALTEGADVPLYLEATLNAAPFYRKLGFVGETVSQYHSPRGFSLDCIKMKKALLHSNANG, encoded by the coding sequence ATGATTATTCGAAAAGCAATTTCACTGGATGCACAAGCAGTTTTTGATATCCGCAATGTTTCCATTCAGGTTTTATGCAAAGGATTCTATCCAGATGATTTGCTAGCCGCATGGACAGACGGTGACTCGCCAACCGAAGGCTTCACAAATTTTGTTGAGCAGTACATTTATGTTGTTGAAATTGATGGTGCTATTGTCGCCTGCGGAGCACTAGATACCACGAATAATCAAATTGATGCAATTTTCGTTGACCCGCAACATAAGAATAAGGGACTTGGTACAGCGATAGTTAAGCATTTAGAGGCAATTGCCTTAACAGAAGGTGCGGATGTTCCTCTCTATCTTGAGGCTACGCTAAATGCCGCACCTTTCTATCGCAAATTAGGATTTGTTGGTGAAACAGTTTCTCAATATCACTCACCACGAGGCTTTTCGCTCGATTGTATCAAAATGAAAAAGGCACTGTTACATAGTAACGCAAACGGCTAA
- the adk gene encoding adenylate kinase yields MRIILLGAPGAGKGTQATHLREKFNIPQISTGDMLRAAVKAGTPLGLEAKAFMDSGGLVPDAVIIGLVSERIKEADCANGFLFDGFPRTIPQAEAMKEAGVGIDYVVEIDVPDEAIVERMSGRRSHPASGRTYHVKFNAPKVAGKDDVTGEDLVQRDDDKEEVVKNRLNVYHSQTKPLVKYYVDWANSGLQGAPKHVFVNGIGEMETIKNNIFSALK; encoded by the coding sequence ATGCGAATCATCTTACTTGGCGCACCAGGCGCAGGCAAAGGCACACAAGCCACCCACTTACGCGAAAAATTCAATATTCCGCAAATATCTACCGGTGACATGTTGCGCGCTGCGGTGAAAGCGGGCACGCCACTAGGCTTGGAAGCCAAAGCGTTTATGGATAGCGGCGGTTTAGTGCCAGATGCTGTGATTATCGGCTTAGTCAGTGAGCGCATCAAAGAAGCCGACTGTGCAAACGGTTTTTTATTCGACGGCTTTCCACGCACGATTCCGCAAGCCGAAGCCATGAAAGAAGCAGGCGTTGGCATTGATTACGTGGTTGAAATCGACGTGCCAGATGAAGCAATCGTAGAGCGCATGAGTGGCCGCCGCAGCCACCCTGCTTCTGGCCGTACTTACCATGTTAAATTTAACGCACCCAAAGTGGCGGGCAAAGATGACGTTACAGGTGAAGACTTAGTGCAGCGCGATGATGACAAAGAAGAGGTGGTCAAGAATCGTTTAAACGTGTATCACAGCCAAACCAAACCATTGGTTAAATACTATGTCGATTGGGCAAACAGCGGCTTACAAGGCGCACCGAAGCATGTATTTGTGAATGGTATTGGTGAGATGGAAACGATTAAGAATAATATTTTTTCTGCTCTCAAGTAG